One window of Marmota flaviventris isolate mMarFla1 chromosome 5, mMarFla1.hap1, whole genome shotgun sequence genomic DNA carries:
- the LOC114084230 gene encoding protocadherin gamma-A8-like, which yields MAIPKNHQGRGELVLLCTLLAILWELGTALISYSVPEEVDKGTLVGNISKDLRLEPWELADRGVRIVSRGRTQLFSLNPQSGSLITAGRIDREELCAQSARCLVNINILVEDGGELFGVEIEITDINDNNPKFHVDDLEVKINEIAAPGARYPLPEAIDPDVGVNSLQSYQLSPSHHFSLDVQTRDDGTLNPELVLEHTLDREEEAVHHLVLTASDGGDPRRSSTVRIQVTVLDTNDNAPVFAQPIYRAKVLENVPPGTLLLTVRASDPDEGANGKVAYKFRKINEKQSPIFQLNENTGEIFVAKSLDYEECSFYEMEIQAEDVGALLGRTKVLIMVEDVNDNRPEVIITSLFNPVLENSLPGTVIAFLNVHDQDSGKNGQVVCYTHDNLPFKLEKSIDNYYRLVTWKYLDREKESTYNITVTASDLGSPPLSTETYITLTVADTNDNAPIFPHASYSAYIPENNLKGASIFSLTAHDPDSQENAQVTYSVTEDTIQGAPLSSYVSINSNTGVLYALRSFDYEQIQDLQLLVIASDSGDPSLSSNVSLSLYVLDQNDNVPEILYPTLPTDGSTGVELAPRSAEPGYLVTKVVAVDRDSGQNAWLSYRLLKASEPGLFSVGLHTGEVRTARVLLDRDAFKQSLIVTVQDHGQPPLSATVTLTVAVANSIPEVLADLSSIRTPGVSDDSDLTLHLVVAVAVVSCVFLAFVIVLLALRLQRWQKSRMLQASGGGLTGVHPSQFVGIDGTQAFLHTYSHKVSLTAGSQTSHVIFPQPNYADMLISQESYEKNDSLLTSIDFHECKDEVAQAAVSPCGLWAPLLSKEESLELTISSRNRSALSRAALCDSSVPAITPLLPTEKEEYFFLDWIWN from the exons ATGGCGATTCCAAAGAATCACCAAGGACGTGGCGAGCTGGTCCTGCTGTGCACACTCCTGGCGATATTGTGGGAGCTCGGGACAGCACTGATTAGCTACTCAGTTCCAGAAGAGGTGGACAAAGGCACCTTGGTGGGCAACATCTCCAAGGACCTGAGACTGGAACCCTGGGAACTGGCAGATCGCGGAGTCCGAATTGTCTCCAGAGGTAGGACGCAGCTTTTCTCTCTGAATCCACAAAGCGGCAGCCTAATCACTGCGGGCAGAATAGACCGGGAGGAGCTCTGCGCCCAGAGCGCACGGTGTCTTGTAAATATTAACATCCTCGTTGAGGATGGAGGAGAACTCTTTGGGGTAGAAATAGAAATAACTGATATTAACGATAATAACCCAAAATTCCATGTTGACGATCTGgaagtaaaaattaatgaaatcgctGCTCCTGGAGCTCGGTACCCACTCCCAGAAGCCATTGACCCGGATGTGGGCGTGAACTCCCTGCAGAGCTACCAGCTCAGCCCCAGTCACCACTTCTCCCTGGACGTGCAAACGCGAGACGATGGAACCTTAAACCCGGAGCTGGTGCTGGAGCACACTCTGGACCGAGAGGAAGAGGCTGTTCACCACCTGGTCCTCACCGCCTCGGATGGCGGCGACCCACGTCGCTCTAGCACAGTGCGCATCCAGGTGACAGTGCTGGATACAAACGACAATGCCCCAGTGTTTGCTCAACCGATTTACAGAGCCAAAGTCCTTGAGAACGTGCCACCAGGCACCCTATTGCTTACAGTAAGAGCTAGCGACCCGGATGAGGGAGCCAACGGAAAAGTGGCATATAAATTCCggaaaatcaatgaaaaacaatCTCCCATATTCCAGCTTAATGAAAATACTGGGGAGATATTTGTAGCAAAAAGTCTAGATTATGAAGAATGTTCATTTTATGAAATGGAAATACAGGCTGAAGATGTGGGAGCACTTCTCGGGAGGACCAAAGTGCTAATTATGGTGGAGGATGTAAATGATAATAGACCCGAAGTGATCATCACGTCTTTGTTTAACCCAGTATTGGAAAATTCTCTTCCTGGTACGGTAATTGCCTTCTTGAATGTGCATGACCAAGACTCTGGAAAGAATGGGCAAGTTGTTTGTTACACACATGATAATTTAccttttaaattagaaaagtcaATAGATAATTATTATAGATTGGTTACGTGGAAATATTTGGACCGAGAAAAAGAGTCTACTTACAATATCACAGTGACAGCATCAGACCTAGGATCCCCACCTCTGTCTACTGAAACTTATATCACCCTGACTGTGGCAGACACCAACGACAATGCACCCATTTTCCCTCATGCCTCCTACTCAGCTTATATTCCAGAGAACAATCTGAAAGGAGCCTCTATTTTCTCATTGACTGCACATGACCCTGACAGCCAGGAAAATGCACAGGTCACTTATTCTGTGACTGAAGACACCATCCAGGGAGCACCCTTGTCCTCCTATGTCTCCATCAACTCCAACactggtgtcctgtatgcattgCGCTCCTTTGATTATGAGCAGATCCAAGACTTGCAGTTACTGGTAATTGCCAGTGACAGTGGAGACCCATCACTTAGCAGCAATGTGTCACTAAGCCTATATGTGCTAGACCAGAATGACAACGTGCCTGAGATCCTGTACCCAACCCTCCCCACTGATGGCTCCACTGGTGTGGAGCTGGCTCCCCGCTCAGCAGAGCCTGGATATCTGGTGACCAAAGTGGTGGCAGTGGACAGAGACTCAGGACAGAATGCCTGGCTGTCCTACCGCCTGCTCAAGGCCAGTGAGCCAGGACTCTTCTCAGTGGGGCTGCACACTGGTGAGGTGCGCACAGCAAGAGTCCTGCTGGATAGAGATGCATTCAAGCAGAGTCTCATAGTAACTGTCCAGGACCATGGCCAGCCTCCCCTCTCAGCCACAGTCACACTTACTGTGGCAGTGGCCAACAGCATCCCTGAAGTCTTGGCAGACTTGAGCAGCATCAGGACGCCTGGGGTCTCAGATGATTCAGACCTCACACTCCACCTGGTGGTGGCAGTGGCTGTTGTCTCCTGTGTCTTCCTTGCTTTTGTCATTGTGCTGCTGGCACTCAGACTTCAGCGTTGGCAAAAGTCTCGAATGCTCCAGGCCTCTGGAGGTGGActgacaggtgtgcacccctcACAATTTGTGGGCATTGATGGGACACAAGCTTTTCTTCACACCTATTCCCACAAGGTCTCCCTCACTGCAGGCTCTCAAACAAGCCATGTTATCTTTCCTCAGCCTAACTATGCAGATATGCTCATTAGCCAAGAGAGCTATGAGAAAAATGATTCTTTGTTAACATCCATAGATTTTCATGAGTGTAAAGATGAAGTTGCTCAG GCTGCAGTTTCACCCTGTGGACTCTGGGCGCCGCTGTTGTCCAAAGAGGAGAGCTTGGAGCTCACCATCTCCTCGCGCAACCGCAGCGCGCTTTCCAGAGCAGCTCTATGTGACTCTTCAGTGCCAGCCATTACACCGCTACTTCCCACGGAAAAAGAAGAGTATTTTTTTCTGGACTGGATCTGGAACTAA
- the LOC114084232 gene encoding protocadherin gamma-A9-like → MAAPTKRQPCRRLVLLCVLLRTLWEARASQIRYSVPEEREKGYNVGNISKDLGLETRELADRGVRIVSRGRTQLFSLNPQSGSLITAGRIDREELCAQSARCLVHFKVLVEDSVKLYGIEIEVRDINDNAPKFEAENLEVKINEIAAPGARYPLPEAIDPDVGVNSLQSYQLSPSHHFSLDVQTRDDGTLNPELVLEHTLDREEEAVHHLVLTASDGGDPRRSSTVRIQVTVLDTNDNAPVFAQPIYRAKVLENVPPGTLLLTVRASDPDEGANGKVTYKFRKINEKQSPIFQLNENTGEIFVAKSLDYEECSFYEMEIQAEDGGGLKGRTKVLIMVEDVNDNRPEVTITSLFSPVREDALQGTVIVLFNAHDQDSGKNGQVFCSIQENLPFKLENSIEDYYRLLTAQILDREKASEYNITVTATDRGMPPLSTEIHITLYVTDINDNPPAFSQASYSIYLPENNLRGTSIFSVTAQDPDNNENARVTYSLVEDTIQGAPLSSYVSINSETGVLYALRSFDYEQFRNLQIQVRASDNGNPPLSSNASLSLFVLDQNDNTPEILYPTLPTDGSTGVELAPRSAEPGYLVTKVVAVDRDSGQNAWLSYHLLKASEAGLFSVGLHTGEVRTARALLDRDAIKQSLVVAVQDHGQPPLSATVTFTVAVAESIPNILADLGSMEIPADSRDSDLTLYLVVAVAAVSCLFLTFVLILLGLKFRRWHSLHLLQAENGGLTGLPTSHFVGVEGVQAFLQTCSQEFSLTADSRKSHIIFPQPNYADMLISQESCEKKETLGHSLDSKFPIEDTPLVPVSWIFFLYCL, encoded by the coding sequence ATGGCAGCTCCAACCAAACGCCAGCCTTGCAGAAGACTGGTCCTGCTGTGCGTGCTCCTGAGGACGCTGTGGGAGGCCAGGGCCAGTCAAATCCGCTACTCGGTGCCcgaggaaagagaaaagggctATAATGTGGGGAATATCTCCAAGGACTTGGGACTGGAAACCCGGGAGCTGGCAGATCGCGGAGTCCGAATTGTCTCCAGAGGTAGGACGCAGCTTTTCTCTTTGAATCCACAAAGCGGCAGCTTAATCACTGCGGGCAGGATAGACCGGGAGGAGCTCTGCGCCCAGAGCGCACGGTGTCTGGTGCACTTTAAAGTCTTGGTTGAGGACAGCGTAAAACTTTACGGAATAGAAATAGAAGTGCGTGATATCAACGACAATGCACCAAAATTTGAGGCTGAAAATCTGgaagtaaaaattaatgaaatcgctGCTCCTGGAGCTCGGTACCCACTCCCAGAAGCCATTGACCCGGATGTGGGCGTGAACTCCCTGCAGAGCTACCAGCTCAGCCCCAGTCACCACTTCTCCCTGGACGTGCAAACGCGAGACGATGGAACCTTAAACCCGGAGCTGGTGCTGGAGCACACTCTGGACCGAGAGGAAGAGGCTGTTCACCACCTGGTCCTCACCGCCTCGGATGGCGGCGACCCACGTCGCTCTAGCACAGTGCGCATCCAGGTGACAGTGCTGGATACAAACGACAATGCCCCAGTGTTTGCTCAACCGATTTACAGAGCCAAAGTCCTTGAGAACGTGCCACCAGGCACACTATTGCTTACAGTAAGAGCTAGCGACCCGGATGAGGGAGCCAACGGAAAAGTGACATATAAATTCCggaaaatcaatgaaaaacaatCTCCCATATTCCAGCTTAATGAAAATACTGGGGAAATATTTGTAGCAAAAAGTCTAGATTATGAAGAATGTTCATTTTATGAAATGGAAATACAGGCTGAAGATGGTGGTGGATTGAAAGGACGAACCAAAGTGCTAATTATGGTGGAAGATGTAAATGACAATAGACCCGAAGTGACCATTACATCTCTATTTAGTCCAGTGAGGGAAGATGCTCTTCAGGGAACAGTTATCGTTCTTTTCAATGCACATGACCAAGATTCTGGGAAGAATGGTCAGGTTTTCTGTTCCATCCAGGAGAATCTgccttttaaattagaaaattcaaTAGAAGATTATTACAGGTTGTTGACAGCCCAAATTCTTGATAGAGAAAAAGCCTCTGAGTATAACATCACAGTGACAGCCACAGACAGAGGAATGCCACCCCTATCTACGGAAATTCACATCACCCTGTATGTGACTGATATCAACGACAATCCACCTGCCTTTTCTCAAGCCTCCTATTCTATCTACCTCCCGGAAAACAACCTCAGAGGCACCTCCATCTTCTCAGTAACTGCCCAAGACCCTGATAACAATGAAAATGCTAGGGTTACATACTCCTTGGTGGAGGATACCATCCAGGGAGCTCCTCTCTCTTCCTATGTATCCATTAACTCTGAAACTGGTGTGTTGTATGCACTGAGATCATTTGACTATGAGCAGTTTCGAAATCTTCAAATACAGGTAAGGGCAAGTGACAACGGGAACCCACCACTCAGCAGTAACGCATCACTGAGCCTTTTTGTGCTGGACCAGAATGATAATACCCCTGAGATCCTGTACCCCACCCTCCCCACTGATGGTTCCACTGGGGTAGAGCTGGCACCCCGCTCTGCAGAGCCTGGATACCTTGTGACCAAGGTGGTAGCAGTGGACAGAGACTCAGGACAGAATGCTTGGCTGTCTTACCACCTGCTCAAAGCTAGTGAGGCAGGGCTCTTCTCTGTGGGGCTGCACACAGGTGAGGTGCGTACAGCAAGGGCTCTTCTGGATAGAGATGCTATAAAGCAGAGCCTTGTGGTGGCTGTGCAGGACCATGGCCAGCCACCTCTCTCAGCCACTGTCACATTCACTGTGGCTGTGGCTGAGAGTATCCCCAATATCCTGGCTGACCTGGGCAGCATGGAGATCCCTGCAGATTCCAGAGATTCTGACCTCACGCTCTACCTGGTCGTGGCAGTGGCTGCTgtctcctgcctcttcctcacCTTTGTCCTTATTCTGCTGGGGCTCAAGTTTCGGCGATGGCATTCCTTGCATCTGCTACAGGCTGAAAATGGTGGGTTGACTGGTCTGCCCACCTCACACTTTGTGGGCGTGGAGGGGGTGCAGGCTTTCCTGCAGACCTGTTCCCAGGAGTTTTCTCTTACAGCTGACTCTAGAAAGAGCCACATTATCTTTCCCCAACCCAACTATGCAGACATGCTCATCAGCCAGGAGAGCTGTGAGAAAAAGGAGACTTTGGGCCATTCACTTGATTCCAAGTTTCCTATAGAAGACACTCCTTTGGTTCCCGtgagttggattttttttctttactgtctGTAA